One window of uncultured Methanoregula sp. genomic DNA carries:
- a CDS encoding inorganic phosphate transporter → MTGLDPLILFGIILALALNFVNGLNDASHSIATVVATKALSPIKAVLYTAICNLIGPFLFTTAVAATIGTAIVSKSGLTPLSIVVAMGAAIILVFVATRAGIPLSSSHAMVGGLLGAGIAVGGLSAVILPGWDTFFQVIVYGFIGAVCGAAILGLFTISFREDVRLGLMLGAICGAALIIPALMLIGILKLSGLLAIVLFIFISPILGIVGAFIFDILISHLFRHSRQNRMKRIFQPLHVLASLIQATAHGANDGQHAVGVITALLLSSGILLTFDVPTWVVLSSAIAIGLGTCFGGWQVVDKMAKDITRIRPYQGFCAATVSSAILVTVTERGIPVSSTHAINGAIIGVGATRGKNAVQWRVVREMMEAWIITIPLALVVSFTGYFVVAFGLSLI, encoded by the coding sequence ATGACCGGCCTGGACCCGCTTATCCTCTTTGGCATCATCCTTGCACTTGCCCTCAACTTTGTCAACGGGCTCAACGATGCCTCGCACTCGATTGCAACCGTGGTTGCCACAAAAGCCCTTTCACCGATAAAAGCCGTCCTCTACACCGCTATCTGCAACCTTATCGGCCCGTTCCTTTTCACGACTGCCGTTGCTGCCACCATCGGCACCGCGATCGTGAGCAAGAGCGGCCTCACCCCGTTGTCGATTGTTGTTGCCATGGGAGCGGCGATCATTCTCGTATTCGTTGCCACCCGGGCCGGCATCCCGCTCTCCAGCAGCCACGCCATGGTGGGTGGCCTCCTCGGTGCCGGCATTGCCGTAGGAGGACTTTCCGCCGTCATCCTGCCGGGATGGGATACGTTCTTCCAGGTCATCGTATATGGCTTCATCGGGGCCGTCTGCGGGGCAGCCATTCTCGGCCTGTTTACCATATCGTTCCGCGAAGATGTCCGGCTCGGCCTGATGCTCGGCGCCATCTGCGGAGCCGCATTGATCATACCGGCGCTCATGCTTATTGGGATCCTCAAGTTATCCGGCCTGCTCGCCATCGTGCTCTTCATCTTCATCTCGCCCATTCTCGGGATCGTCGGGGCCTTTATCTTCGATATCCTCATATCCCATCTCTTCCGGCACTCCCGCCAGAACCGGATGAAACGGATCTTCCAGCCGCTCCACGTGCTCGCGAGCCTCATTCAGGCAACTGCACACGGGGCAAATGACGGCCAGCACGCGGTCGGTGTCATCACGGCCCTACTCCTTTCATCGGGGATCCTCCTCACGTTCGATGTCCCGACCTGGGTCGTCCTCTCCTCGGCGATCGCGATTGGCCTCGGCACCTGTTTCGGCGGGTGGCAGGTGGTGGACAAAATGGCAAAGGATATCACCAGAATCCGTCCCTACCAGGGATTCTGTGCTGCTACCGTGAGCAGCGCCATCCTCGTAACGGTTACCGAGCGGGGTATCCCGGTCTCCTCCACCCACGCCATCAACGGGGCGATCATCGGCGTCGGGGCGACCCGGGGCAAGAATGCCGTGCAGTGGCGGGTTGTCCGCGAGATGATGGAAGCCTGGATCATCACTATTCCACTTGCCCTCGTTGTTTCCTTCACCGGCTATTTTGTCGTGGCCTTTGGCCTCAGCCTCATATAG
- a CDS encoding DUF47 family protein yields the protein MRIRDLILPEDKIFFTLFSQMAEKITEAATTFNEITHELPNGTEKAHKVRQIEHHGDEITKKIYEQLNESLITPLEPDEIARLAPTLDDVLDKLDWVTHQLCNYEIPETNDVLKEYSYLIMLSATEITHAIDTLSTLRDPEGVMVHTAEIGRLYNLSTELLSRAILDLFKTKDLLMIIKLKDIYEGMAKVMEKCNDVGHALNDIAMSHS from the coding sequence ATGCGTATCCGCGACCTCATCCTTCCGGAAGATAAGATTTTTTTTACCCTTTTTTCGCAGATGGCGGAGAAGATTACCGAAGCTGCAACCACCTTCAACGAGATCACCCATGAACTCCCCAATGGGACGGAGAAAGCCCACAAGGTACGCCAGATCGAGCACCATGGGGATGAGATCACCAAGAAGATCTACGAGCAGCTCAACGAATCCCTCATCACGCCGCTGGAGCCCGATGAGATCGCCCGTCTGGCCCCTACGCTCGACGATGTGCTCGACAAGCTCGACTGGGTAACCCACCAGCTCTGCAATTACGAGATCCCGGAGACCAATGATGTCCTCAAGGAATACTCGTACCTGATCATGCTCTCGGCAACCGAGATCACCCATGCGATCGACACTCTCTCCACGCTCAGGGATCCCGAAGGAGTGATGGTCCATACCGCCGAGATCGGCCGGCTTTACAACCTCTCCACCGAGCTTCTCTCCCGCGCCATCCTCGACCTCTTCAAGACCAAGGATCTCCTTATGATTATCAAGCTCAAGGATATCTACGAGGGCATGGCAAAAGTCATGGAGAAGTGCAACGATGTCGGACATGCACTGAATGACATTGCAATGAGCCATTCATGA
- a CDS encoding nicotinate phosphoribosyltransferase translates to MGTFLSVSDETIKSGNCTDIYFVRTEEALGHDDRNPKVVMEVTATSLPDSWAVFCGLSDVVALLEGVPVTVDAMPEGTVFYPNDPVLRITGKYRDFCRYETAILGFLCHASGIATAAAHVRIAAGTKPVYSFGSRRQHPSIAAMIERSAWIGGVDGVSNTCAPEGMPVVGTMPHAFVMCYPKPEDAWRSFDRNAPKDVPRIMLCDTYCDEKTESLRAAECGATAVRLDTPRSRRGSMRAIIEEVRWELNMHGHTSVKIFLSGGVTREDVVAYRDIVDAFGVGGAIANAPVIDFGMDIVEIEGKAKAKRGKRSGVKQVYDLICGDRRTLPAASVPPAGATPLITRFIEKGKVTSRPDMQEARDRLQKKIPALTEPEAQK, encoded by the coding sequence ATGGGCACGTTTCTTTCCGTCAGCGATGAAACGATAAAAAGCGGGAACTGCACGGATATCTATTTCGTGCGCACCGAAGAAGCGCTCGGGCACGATGACCGCAACCCGAAGGTTGTCATGGAAGTGACGGCCACTTCCCTGCCGGATTCGTGGGCGGTATTCTGCGGCCTTTCGGATGTCGTCGCCCTGCTCGAAGGGGTGCCGGTAACCGTGGACGCCATGCCGGAAGGTACGGTCTTTTACCCGAATGATCCGGTCCTCCGCATCACCGGGAAATACCGCGATTTCTGCCGGTACGAGACGGCAATCCTCGGGTTCCTCTGCCATGCATCGGGCATTGCGACCGCGGCGGCCCACGTAAGGATTGCCGCCGGGACAAAGCCGGTGTACTCGTTTGGTTCGCGCCGGCAGCACCCGTCGATTGCAGCCATGATCGAGCGCTCAGCCTGGATCGGGGGGGTTGACGGGGTCTCCAATACCTGCGCCCCGGAAGGGATGCCGGTGGTCGGGACCATGCCCCATGCATTCGTGATGTGCTACCCGAAACCGGAAGATGCCTGGCGCTCGTTCGACCGCAATGCCCCAAAGGATGTGCCGAGGATCATGCTCTGCGACACGTACTGCGATGAGAAAACCGAATCCCTCCGGGCAGCGGAGTGCGGCGCCACCGCAGTCCGGCTCGACACCCCCAGGTCACGGCGGGGCAGCATGCGCGCCATCATCGAGGAAGTCCGCTGGGAGCTCAACATGCACGGGCACACGAGCGTGAAAATATTCCTGTCGGGAGGAGTGACGCGGGAAGACGTGGTTGCGTACCGGGATATCGTGGACGCATTCGGGGTTGGCGGCGCTATTGCCAATGCGCCGGTCATCGACTTTGGCATGGATATTGTCGAGATCGAGGGAAAGGCCAAAGCCAAGCGGGGGAAACGGAGCGGGGTAAAACAGGTGTACGACCTGATCTGCGGCGATCGCAGGACGCTGCCGGCCGCATCGGTTCCCCCGGCGGGAGCAACGCCCCTCATCACCCGGTTTATTGAGAAGGGAAAAGTGACAAGCCGCCCCGATATGCAGGAAGCCCGCGACCGGCTGCAAAAAAAGATACCGGCCCTTACAGAACCCGAAGCGCAAAAGTAG
- a CDS encoding MTAP family purine nucleoside phosphorylase, producing MLGIIGGTSLLFSTLPRLEKRRVHTPFGSAEVLAGDIVLLMRHQNGLPPHRLNFRANMAALAIAGVDKIVAFGSSGSMNRDIAPGSLVIPTDYVSLADIPSIHDHVIEHVMPELSPELSEALHRVVPAARLGGTYVQTRGPRFETAAEIRALSKVADLVGMTLASEATLAKELGILFAAISTVDNYANGLTEEPLTWEEVLEISRQYRERTGAILNTIIKNMS from the coding sequence ATGCTCGGGATTATCGGGGGTACAAGCCTCCTCTTCTCAACTCTTCCCCGGCTGGAAAAGCGCCGGGTCCATACCCCGTTCGGGAGCGCCGAGGTGCTTGCGGGCGATATCGTCCTGCTGATGCGCCACCAGAACGGCCTTCCCCCGCACCGGCTCAATTTCCGGGCGAACATGGCGGCACTCGCGATTGCCGGTGTTGACAAGATTGTTGCGTTCGGCTCGTCAGGGTCCATGAACCGCGATATTGCCCCGGGGTCGCTGGTTATACCAACGGATTATGTCAGCCTGGCGGATATCCCCTCCATCCATGACCACGTGATTGAGCATGTTATGCCGGAACTGTCCCCGGAACTCTCCGAGGCCCTGCACCGCGTAGTTCCCGCAGCCCGGCTGGGCGGCACGTATGTCCAGACCCGGGGGCCCCGGTTCGAGACCGCCGCCGAGATCAGGGCGTTATCGAAGGTTGCCGACCTTGTGGGAATGACCCTTGCTTCCGAGGCAACGCTGGCAAAGGAACTCGGGATTCTGTTTGCCGCCATCAGCACGGTAGACAATTATGCAAACGGGCTGACAGAAGAGCCTCTCACGTGGGAAGAGGTGCTTGAGATCTCCCGGCAGTACCGGGAGCGGACCGGAGCTATTTTGAATACCATTATCAAAAACATGAGCTGA
- a CDS encoding amidohydrolase yields MDEIFTKKRSLLITNVVSDGKKTDIFIDESGTIRGIGPEVRAQHKGEADVMIDGDGAIALPGLVNTHTHAAMTLLRGYADDMILQDWLSQKIWPLEAHLTGDDVYWGTKLACLEMIRSGTTAFNDMYFFMEDAARAVDEAGIRAVLSYGFIDLFNDEKRENECKATEKLTASVRSMNNPRIKTAVGPHAIYTVSPAGLKWCAEFAKEQKIGIHIHLSETEKEVTDCVAQHGKRPAAHLDDCGILTPSTVAAHCCWLDEAECSLLGKHKVSVSHNPVSNMKLATNRAMPCHWLAAAGANTCLGTDGCASNNNLDMFEEAKTAAILQKFFWNNPTLLPAGDALKMATAHGAQALGFGTGTLAVGAPADIVLVSAHAPCNIPLHNATSNLVYACSGGSVETTICDGRVLMLNREIPGEDAILAGAASAAENLVKRARSA; encoded by the coding sequence ATGGACGAGATCTTTACAAAAAAACGCTCCCTTCTCATCACGAATGTAGTGAGCGATGGGAAAAAAACCGACATCTTCATTGACGAAAGCGGGACGATCCGGGGCATAGGCCCTGAGGTACGGGCACAGCACAAAGGCGAAGCTGATGTCATGATCGACGGGGATGGGGCAATCGCCCTGCCGGGTCTTGTCAATACCCACACCCACGCGGCAATGACGCTCCTGCGGGGCTATGCAGACGACATGATCCTGCAGGACTGGCTTTCCCAGAAGATCTGGCCCCTGGAGGCGCACCTGACCGGGGATGACGTGTACTGGGGAACGAAGCTTGCCTGCCTCGAGATGATCCGGAGCGGGACTACCGCGTTCAACGACATGTACTTCTTCATGGAGGATGCAGCCCGGGCCGTGGACGAGGCCGGTATCCGTGCGGTACTCTCGTATGGCTTCATCGATCTCTTTAACGACGAGAAGCGCGAGAACGAGTGCAAAGCAACCGAGAAACTCACCGCCAGTGTCCGCTCGATGAACAATCCGCGAATCAAAACCGCGGTCGGTCCCCATGCCATCTATACGGTCTCCCCGGCGGGACTGAAATGGTGCGCAGAATTTGCAAAAGAGCAGAAGATCGGCATCCATATCCACCTATCCGAAACGGAAAAGGAAGTGACCGATTGCGTTGCCCAGCACGGGAAGCGCCCGGCAGCCCACCTGGACGACTGCGGGATCCTCACCCCCAGCACCGTTGCCGCACACTGCTGCTGGCTTGACGAGGCGGAATGTTCGCTCCTCGGGAAGCACAAGGTCTCGGTGTCGCACAACCCCGTCAGCAACATGAAGCTTGCAACCAACCGGGCAATGCCCTGCCACTGGCTGGCTGCTGCCGGCGCCAACACCTGTCTTGGCACGGATGGCTGCGCCTCCAACAACAACCTCGACATGTTCGAAGAGGCCAAGACCGCGGCGATCCTCCAGAAATTCTTCTGGAACAACCCGACCCTGCTCCCGGCCGGCGACGCCCTCAAAATGGCAACCGCACACGGGGCGCAGGCGCTGGGCTTTGGCACCGGTACGCTTGCTGTCGGCGCACCTGCGGACATTGTCCTTGTCTCGGCACATGCACCGTGCAACATCCCGCTCCACAATGCAACGTCCAACCTCGTCTATGCCTGCAGCGGCGGGTCGGTCGAGACCACCATCTGCGATGGCAGGGTCCTGATGCTCAACCGCGAGATCCCCGGGGAGGATGCGATCCTTGCCGGTGCGGCATCCGCGGCAGAGAACCTTGTGAAACGTGCCCGGTCAGCATAA
- a CDS encoding lamin tail domain-containing protein: MNLPNGMPAKITACILVLLFFSIAAGGCTGISGTHASSRVANSDGKLSVYFLDVGQGDSELLVFGNKTILIDAGETDMGDRVVADLKKFSITRIDLLVATHPHSDHIGGMQKVLAAFPVGKVLDAGLPHPSPIYEHFLETIDAQHIPYTIAEQGQTIDIDPALRILVLSPPHERFGDDPNLNSIVLRISYGTINILMTGDMGGEAESALTKTGYALDAQILKVGHHGSEYSTSPAFLARVHPETAIIEVGKDNPYGHPHDKALKNLQNAGASVYRTDLDGTVLVRSDGISYSVTTEKGSGSIWTPAVTTVPAGNPAGINLSPIPNLQVTVPTLPADLNLTLPAIPATIAVPVPSFTLPPVQIGNASSVAISATQFNAPGDDRQNLNGEWVRLTNRGSDPVLIAGWTLSDKTTPDLYRFPAIVLLPASSVTIYSGTGTMNDTALFMGRNEPVWGNSGDVAILRDGSGTIIDQRSEGAAP; the protein is encoded by the coding sequence ATGAACCTGCCAAACGGGATGCCGGCGAAAATAACTGCCTGCATCCTTGTCCTTCTCTTCTTCAGTATTGCTGCCGGTGGCTGTACCGGCATTTCAGGAACTCATGCGAGTTCCCGCGTTGCGAATTCTGACGGGAAATTATCTGTTTACTTCCTTGACGTGGGCCAGGGCGATTCCGAACTCCTCGTGTTTGGCAACAAGACGATCCTGATCGATGCCGGGGAAACGGATATGGGCGATCGGGTGGTTGCCGACCTGAAAAAGTTCAGCATTACCCGGATCGATCTCCTGGTTGCAACCCACCCGCACTCCGACCATATTGGCGGGATGCAGAAAGTCCTCGCAGCATTCCCGGTCGGGAAGGTGCTGGATGCGGGCCTTCCCCACCCGTCGCCGATCTATGAACATTTCCTGGAAACGATCGATGCACAGCATATTCCCTACACGATTGCAGAGCAGGGGCAGACGATCGATATCGACCCGGCGCTCCGCATCCTCGTTCTCTCGCCCCCGCATGAACGGTTCGGCGATGATCCGAACCTGAACTCGATTGTGCTCCGCATCTCCTATGGCACGATCAATATTCTCATGACCGGCGATATGGGTGGCGAAGCTGAATCAGCACTGACAAAAACCGGCTATGCGCTCGATGCCCAGATCCTCAAGGTTGGCCACCACGGGAGCGAGTACTCCACGTCGCCCGCCTTCCTTGCGCGTGTCCACCCTGAAACTGCCATCATCGAGGTCGGGAAGGACAACCCGTACGGCCATCCCCATGACAAGGCCCTCAAAAATCTCCAGAACGCCGGCGCATCCGTGTACCGGACCGATCTCGACGGGACCGTTCTTGTCCGGTCGGACGGGATCTCCTATTCGGTAACAACGGAGAAAGGATCCGGGAGCATATGGACTCCGGCAGTAACAACGGTCCCCGCAGGAAATCCGGCCGGGATAAACCTGTCCCCAATACCTAATCTCCAGGTGACGGTCCCCACCCTTCCGGCAGATCTCAACCTGACCCTTCCTGCTATCCCGGCAACCATTGCGGTTCCGGTGCCTTCCTTTACCCTGCCCCCGGTCCAGATCGGCAATGCCTCGTCGGTTGCCATCAGCGCCACGCAGTTCAATGCACCGGGCGATGACCGGCAGAACCTGAATGGCGAATGGGTCCGGCTCACCAACCGGGGGAGCGATCCTGTCCTCATTGCCGGCTGGACGCTGTCCGACAAGACTACGCCCGACCTTTACCGGTTCCCCGCGATAGTTCTCCTGCCGGCGTCATCGGTAACCATCTATTCCGGGACCGGGACGATGAACGATACCGCCCTTTTCATGGGCAGGAACGAGCCGGTCTGGGGCAACAGTGGCGATGTGGCGATCCTCCGTGACGGCTCAGGAACAATCATCGACCAGAGATCCGAAGGAGCCGCGCCATGA
- a CDS encoding DUF3006 domain-containing protein, translating to MKAMIDRIEGTIAVLISCEDDAVRLNLPAALLPPGTREGDIITLSIERDAEATRAAKERVSGLIGKLSQRK from the coding sequence ATGAAAGCCATGATCGACCGGATTGAGGGAACTATCGCCGTCCTGATCTCCTGCGAGGATGATGCGGTCCGGCTGAACCTGCCGGCGGCTCTCCTCCCGCCCGGCACCCGCGAAGGCGATATAATTACCCTCTCGATCGAACGCGACGCGGAAGCGACCCGGGCAGCAAAAGAGCGGGTATCGGGGCTCATCGGTAAACTGAGCCAGAGAAAATAA